A stretch of Ascochyta rabiei chromosome 6, complete sequence DNA encodes these proteins:
- a CDS encoding Delta(24(24(1)))-sterol reductase, producing MSQRVTRSQAGYTPRKPENPGFVETPGRKRSQRRKSISTETAFDSPSGFVKRSEIHSTPEKPSSNGHANGNGHLNGHTNGHANGNGATNGFANGHAKEEKIAYAYEVEAAKNFPPKDKGGLHEFGGALGMSAMMTGFPVLMYYMWIGATFYDGKFPKPAEGQSFSDFFGHMWNLVKTEAYPNNRAWQIYWFFGLTQMAFYMLMPGVYRKGKALPHLGGKQLDYYCSAMWSFYTSIVIMLGLHFTGIFKLYTLIDEFGHIMSVAILSGFLCSIIAYVSARVRGATVRMTDNVIVDFFLGSELNPRLFGILDFKMFLEVRIPWFILFFLSLGTCLKQYESYGYVSMEAIFLLFAHWLYANACAKGEHLIITTWDMYYEKLGFMLIFWNMAGVPLSYCHCTLYIANHHPSEYTWPSWFVALLTLGYLGMYYIWDTTNSQKNQFRQEERGVVDERTTFPYFKYGRIANPKTITTKHGNKILADGWYGKARKIHYTCDLFFAISWGLITGFNSPFPWFYSVFFAGMIIHRALRDIARCREVYGEAWTEYEKQVPYLFIPGII from the exons GGCGTTCGACAGCCCGAGTGGCTTCGTTAAGCGCAGTGAGATCCATTCGACTCCTGAAAAGCCTTCCAGCAACGGTCATGCCAACGGTAACGGGCATCTGAACGGTCACACCAACGGACATGCGAATGGCAACGGAGCAACCAATGGTTTCGCCAACGGCCATGCTAAGGAGGAGAAGATCGCATACGCATACGAAGTCGAGGCAGCAAAGAATTTCCCGCCCAAGGACAAGGGCGGTCTGCACGAGTTTGGCGGCGCTCTGGGTATGAGCGCCATGATGACCGGATTTCCTGTGTTGATGTACTACATGTGGATTGGCGCGACGTTCTACGATGGAAAGTTCCCCAAGCCAGCCGAAGGCCAGAGCTTCTCCGACTTCTTTGGGCACATGTGGAACCTGGTCAAGACGGAGGCATACCCTAACAACCGTGCATGGCAGATCTATTGGTTCTTCGGACTCACTCAAATGGCTTTTTACATGCTCATGCCTGGCGTCTACCGCAAGGGTAAGGCTCTTCCTCACCTTGGTGGAAAGCAGCTTGATTACTATTGCTCTGCCATGTGGTCGTTCTACACTAGCATTGTCATCATGCTGGGCCTCCATTTCACCGGCATCTTCAAGCTCTACACTCTGATTGATGAGTTTGGACACATCATGAGTGTCGCTATCCTCTCTGGTTTCTTGTGCTCTATCATTGCATACGTCTCAGCTCGCGTGCGTGGCGCCACTGTCCGTATGACTGACAATGTTATCGTGGACTTCTTCCTCGGATCTGAGCTCAACCCTAGACTGTTCGGCATTCTGGACTTCAAAATGTTCCTCGAAGTTCGCATTCCGTGGTTCATATTGTTCTTCCTTTCTTTGGGTACTTGCCTGAAGCAGTACGAGAGCTATGGATATGTCTCGATGGAGGCCATCTTCCTGCTGTTCGCGCACTGGCTGTACGCTAATGCTTGCGCCAAGGGCGAGCATTTGATCATCACTACATG GGACATGTACTACGAGAAGCTTGGGTTCATGCTCATCTTCTGGAACATGGCCGGTGTACCTCTTTCCTACTGCCACTGCACCCTCTACATCGCCAACCACCACCCTTCTGAGTACACATGGCCGTCGTGGTTTGTCGCTCTCTTAACGCTTGGCTACCTCGGCATGTACTACATCTGGGACACAACCAACAGCCAAAAGAACCAGTTCCGCCAAGAAGAGCGTGGTGTAGTCGATGAGCGTACTACCTTCCCATACTTCAAGTACGGTCGTATTGCCAACCCCAAGACCATCACCACCAAGCACGGAAACAAGATTCTTGCGGACGGGTGGTACGGCAAAGCCCGTAAGATCCACTACACCTGCGACTTATTCTTCGCCATCTCGTGGGGTCTCATTACTGGCTTTAACTCGCCATTCCCATGGTTCTACTCTGTGTTCTTTGCCGGCATGATTATTCACCGTGCGCTGCGTGACATTGCAAGGTGTCGCGAGGTTTATGGTGAGGCGTGGACCGAGTATGAGAAGCAGGTGCCTTACCTGTTCATTCCTGGTATAATCTAG